CGTATTCGACGAAGACCGCTACTTTGAACCGGGCGAGGAGAGCAGCGCCTTCGAGCTAGACGGCGTGTGGATTGGGGTCACCATTTGCGAAGACCTGTGGAACGACGAGAGCTTTTGGGGCAAGCGTCACTACGAGGTGAACCCGATCGCCGAACTCACGCGCCAGGGCGTGGATCTGGTGCTGAACCTGTCGGCATCGCCCTACAGCGTCGGCAAGCAGCACCTGCGGGAAAACATGCTGCGCCACAGTGCCACTCGCTATGGCCAGCCAATTCTCTATGCCAATCAGGTCGGCGGCAACGATGACCTGCTGTTTGACGGATGCAGCTTTGGGCTAAATCGGGCAGGCGAGTTGGTTGTTCGAGCCAAGGCCTTTGAACGCGATCTGGTGTTTGCTGCATTTGACCCGGCGGTGGGTGAACTGATGCCCCTGCCCGATGCCGTTGCGCCCCTGCCCGACTGCGCGGAGGCGGAAATCTGGATGGCGCTGGTGATGGGGGTGCGCGACTACGTTCGCAAGTGCGGCTTTAGCAAAGCGGTGTTGGGACTGAGCGGCGGGATTGATTCGGCCCTGGTGGCGGCGATCGCCACGGCTGCCCTTGGCCCCGAAAACGTCCTCGGCGTGCTGATGCCCTCGCCCTACAGTTCCGACCACTCTGTCACCGACGCGCTGGAGCTGGCAAGAAACCTAGGTATCCAGACCCAAACCATCCCCATTGCGCCCATCATGCAGGGCTTTGATCATGCCCTAGCAGACCTCTTCGCAGGCACCGAGTTTGGCATTGCCGAAGAAAACCTCCAGTCGCGCATTCGCGGCACGCTGCTGATGGCGATTTCCAACAAGTTTGGACATCTGCTGATCTCGACGGGCAACAAGTCGGAAATGGCGGTGGGCTACTGCACCCTCTACGGCGACATGAACGGCGGCCTGGGGGCGATCGCCGATGTACCCAAAACCCGGGTGTATGGCATCTGCCAGTGGCTTAACCAGGAAAAACAGCCCTCCTTTAACTCCTCTCTCTGGTTAAAATCCACAAGGCGACCGGTGATCCCTCCCCACATCCTCAGCAAACCCCCCAGCGCTGAGCTAAAACCCGGCCAGGTCGATCAGGACTCGCTGCCGCCCTACGAGGTGTTAGACGATATTCTGGAGCGGTTTGTAGAGCGCTACGAAGCCCCGGAAGATATCGTAGCAGCGGGTCACGACGCGGCCGTGGTGAACCAGGTGATTCGGCTGGTGATTTGCGCCGAGTTCAAGCGCAAGCAGGCCGCGCCAGGGCTAAAAATTACCGATCGCGCCTTTGGCACGGGTTGGCGGATGCCGATCGCCAGCCGATGGCTGCCAACGGTGCAGCGACCCAGCGTTCCCGCAGCAACGGGCCGCTAGGGGCTGGGAGGTTAACCGCTTTTGCTGGATCAGCTCGCTTTACTAACTGCTCCCCAATTGTCATCCGGCAGCTTGTCAATCAGCTTATGCAGCGGATCAATGCCCGCCCGGATCGGTGGTTGATCCACCGTGATCGTCAGCGAACTTGCGCCATCGGAGAAGGGGTGCTTCTTCAGGTAAATCAGCTTGCCCTCGGCGTTGTAAACCCCGACATCAATCTCCTCCTGGTTCATGGAGGCGGGGGTTTCGTTGCCCACCTCGTCCGATCGCACCTTGGCGGTGTTGATGGTTAGGGTGACATCAAACTTGCCATCGGCGCGGGGGCTGACGGTGGCGGCAGTCACCCGGTTGTCGTAGAGGGTGACGGTCTCGAACAGGTCGGTGATCAGGTATTGGTACTTTTCGGGGGTGACAGCCCGGAGGGCGGCGACCAGATCCGTAGCCGAGGGATAGGGCGGCACGTCCGCATACTGTTTCAGCAGGTTGGCTAGGGCACCATTCACCACATCTTCACCCAGGTAGTCTTGCAGGGCAAACAGGGCTAAGGAGCCTTTTAGATAAGCCAAGTGCTGGGCCTCTGCCTCCACCAGGGGCACATCGGATTTCGACCGATTCTGCAAGTAGCCATCCAGGTTGCGGCGCAGGGCAAACCCCAGTTTTTCGGGGCCATATTCTCAGCCATAGACCTGGTTGGCGGTGTATTCCGGCAGGGCCTCCAGCAGAAATTTGGTACCAGGGGTATCGGATGGGATTAACTGCTGCCCCCACCACTGGTGGGCGGTTTCATGGGCGGCAATGCGGAAGGCCTCGTCTACGCTGGTGGGGTCGTTGTCGTCAAACTTGGCCAGATAACCAAAGCGTTCGCCCCGGGTGATGGTGGCCGGATAGCTGACGGCCTCACCCACGTAGGGCACTTCCACTAGGCGCAGGGTTGTGTGGGGGAAGGGGCCGAAGTTTTGCGTGGCGTAGTCCAGGGTGTTTTTCATACCCCGCGCCATGCGTTCCAGGTTGCGATCGTGCCCTGGGTGGTAGTACAGCTCAAGCTGTACGTCCTGCCACTGATCCTTGAGCACCTCGTACCGCCCTGACAGGATGGGCACCACCGGAAGAATGGGCTCTTGGCTCTGGTACTGGAAGTAGTGGCGGTTTCCCTCTACCCAGTCTCGCCGGAGTTCGCCGGAGGTAATGGCGATTTGGTCGGCGCTGGTGCTGAGGGTGGCGGAGAACTGGGCCAAGTCAGCATCCCCAGCCGGAGTTAGGGGGGTGTATTGGGTCTGTCTGGCGGCTTCGGCGGTTGGATCGAGGGGGGGCAGGCCTGCCTGTTCGCGCTTCTGCTCGTTCTTAAGCCGGGGCCGCTGGAAGAAGCCGACCATGGGCATAAAGTCAACGCTTCTGAAATTCAATCCATTCTCGAAATGGCTTGCGAAATTCTTAATGCCTGCTCTTGCCACCGCTGGGCCGGGCTTTTTCAGCAAGTCAAAGCTAACTTCGGCAGTAGCCCCCGGTTGTAGGGGAGCCGCCAGCGCAAACTCGTAGGCTTGCACCACGGGATGTTCCGCAGTGGCGGTGGCAGCGCTACCGTTGACCGTCAGTTGATTGACCTGAATGTCTTTGGCCAGGTTCAGCAGAATGGTGTCAATGGGCTGCTGGGTCTTGTTTTCTAGGGTATAGGTACCCTTGACGGCAAAGCGGCCATCGGCCTCGGGGTATAGATCCCCCTGCCAATCCACAGCGGTGATCTTGGGCTGGGCATCGATTAGGCGACCGTAGGCTTGTTCGTAGGCAATCACCTGGGCTTCCACTTGGGCGCGGCTGGGGGCCGGGTTGAGCAGGTGGGTGTTATAGAAAATCCAGCCACCCAGGAGAATCGCAGCTAGGGCACTGAGGCCCATGACGGTCTGCATGGGGCGGGTGAAGCGTTGGCGGGCAATGCGCCAGCGTTGTTTGGGTTGAGTATCCACGCCGCGCACCCAGAACAGGGCGGAAACACAAAGGAGCAGAAGGGCGATCGCCAACCAATAGCCCTGATACCAGCGGACTGGCTCCAGCATTCCGCCATAGCCACTAATCGGGCTGTAGTAGGCATCGGGTTTGTAGCCGTACTGGAGCAACCGCGCCGACCGAAACAGCGCATCTCCCTGGGCAAACACAATCACCAGGGCGGCAGACAGCAGATAGCCCAGAAACTTCTGGTTCACCAGCACCTGAATCGTGATCGCCAGGATGCTGATCAACAGCAAATCCACCAGCACGAGGGTAAAGAACCCAATGGCGTAAACCCCCAGTTCGTAGTGGGTGTATTGCTGTAGGGTTTGGGCCAGAAGTCCGCCGAGCGTCAGCAGCACCAGCACCAGGGCCAGAATCAGCACCAGGGCCAGGAGCTTACCCAGCACCACAGCCCAACTGCGCACGGGCAGCAGGTCGGTGAGGGGGTCTACCTTCACCTCCCGCTCCCGCCAGACCAGATCCCCGGCCAGGAAAATAATCAACAGCGGGGCCAGGAATTTCACCAGCAAGGATGCCATGTCCAAGATGAAGGCTGTGGCGGGCAGGGCAGGAGCACCAAAATTATCCCGAATAGACGTGCCGACTAGCACCATCAACACCAGCACGCTAATACTTAAAATCGCCAGCACCAGCGGATTCCAGATCAATCGCTTGAGTTCCATTTGGACGATGCGCCAGACATGGTTTGCCTGGGCACCGGGGCCGTAGTGGCGGTGAGCAGTGGGGAGGGTCGCCAATTCAGACCGGACGGGGACCGCCTCTGCTGGGCGTTCCTGCGGCGGGGTGGTTTTCCAAACCAGGAACCGCCGTTCTAGCCAGTCTAGGAATTGCTCCAGTCGGGGGCGGGCCGTGGCCATGCCTGCAAAGCTAAAGCGTCGCCAAATCCAGGCAAAAAAGGCTGCGCTCAGCCCCAGATAGATCAACCGCGACAGCCAGATGGCCGGGGCAAAGGGCACCGATAAGGTATTTTGCTCAATCTTGGTCCAAAACCGGACAGCGTAGTCTACGGAGCCATTCCCAAAGGGATTCGCCAGAACATTGAAGAACGCATCCAAGTTAAGAACAGAGAAGATGAAGGCAACAACGCTGTAGGCAAAATACAGTCCGACAATGCTCAGGTAGCTGGTCAGGGTGCGGCGGGTAAGTAATCCCAGGGCAAAGCTAAACAGACCAAAAATCAGGATATTGGGAATGACCAGATAGAGGTAGGGCTGGACATAGCTGAGGAGATTGAAGGGGCCGATGCGTTGAGGAGCCATCCAGGGCAAAATTGACCCCAGCCAAAGTCCTAACCCCAGCCCTGAAAACGTGATCAGGCTGATCAAAAAACTGGCGATCAGAGCTAATTTATGAAGCAAATCTTAAGAAGCCTGAAACTCTTGGCATGTGTGGCTTTGAGGTCATGTTTGCCCAGGAAAAGCGGTTTCTCGGAAATCCTTGATTAACAAGGCTTTCAGGCTCCTTTACAAATTAGCTCTCAGTCGCCCTGCCGCAAAC
The Thermoleptolyngbya sichuanensis A183 DNA segment above includes these coding regions:
- a CDS encoding NAD+ synthase, coding for MKIAIAQLNPTIGDLTSNARQILDAAQTAIAQGARLLLTTELSLCGYPPRDLLMQPSFLATMAATLTQLAQDLPGDLAVLVGTVLPNPDAVHDGEKPLFNTTALLLGGTVQRYFHKRLLPTYDVFDEDRYFEPGEESSAFELDGVWIGVTICEDLWNDESFWGKRHYEVNPIAELTRQGVDLVLNLSASPYSVGKQHLRENMLRHSATRYGQPILYANQVGGNDDLLFDGCSFGLNRAGELVVRAKAFERDLVFAAFDPAVGELMPLPDAVAPLPDCAEAEIWMALVMGVRDYVRKCGFSKAVLGLSGGIDSALVAAIATAALGPENVLGVLMPSPYSSDHSVTDALELARNLGIQTQTIPIAPIMQGFDHALADLFAGTEFGIAEENLQSRIRGTLLMAISNKFGHLLISTGNKSEMAVGYCTLYGDMNGGLGAIADVPKTRVYGICQWLNQEKQPSFNSSLWLKSTRRPVIPPHILSKPPSAELKPGQVDQDSLPPYEVLDDILERFVERYEAPEDIVAAGHDAAVVNQVIRLVICAEFKRKQAAPGLKITDRAFGTGWRMPIASRWLPTVQRPSVPAATGR
- a CDS encoding ABC transporter permease/M1 family aminopeptidase — translated: MLHKLALIASFLISLITFSGLGLGLWLGSILPWMAPQRIGPFNLLSYVQPYLYLVIPNILIFGLFSFALGLLTRRTLTSYLSIVGLYFAYSVVAFIFSVLNLDAFFNVLANPFGNGSVDYAVRFWTKIEQNTLSVPFAPAIWLSRLIYLGLSAAFFAWIWRRFSFAGMATARPRLEQFLDWLERRFLVWKTTPPQERPAEAVPVRSELATLPTAHRHYGPGAQANHVWRIVQMELKRLIWNPLVLAILSISVLVLMVLVGTSIRDNFGAPALPATAFILDMASLLVKFLAPLLIIFLAGDLVWREREVKVDPLTDLLPVRSWAVVLGKLLALVLILALVLVLLTLGGLLAQTLQQYTHYELGVYAIGFFTLVLVDLLLISILAITIQVLVNQKFLGYLLSAALVIVFAQGDALFRSARLLQYGYKPDAYYSPISGYGGMLEPVRWYQGYWLAIALLLLCVSALFWVRGVDTQPKQRWRIARQRFTRPMQTVMGLSALAAILLGGWIFYNTHLLNPAPSRAQVEAQVIAYEQAYGRLIDAQPKITAVDWQGDLYPEADGRFAVKGTYTLENKTQQPIDTILLNLAKDIQVNQLTVNGSAATATAEHPVVQAYEFALAAPLQPGATAEVSFDLLKKPGPAVARAGIKNFASHFENGLNFRSVDFMPMVGFFQRPRLKNEQKREQAGLPPLDPTAEAARQTQYTPLTPAGDADLAQFSATLSTSADQIAITSGELRRDWVEGNRHYFQYQSQEPILPVVPILSGRYEVLKDQWQDVQLELYYHPGHDRNLERMARGMKNTLDYATQNFGPFPHTTLRLVEVPYVGEAVSYPATITRGERFGYLAKFDDNDPTSVDEAFRIAAHETAHQWWGQQLIPSDTPGTKFLLEALPEYTANQVYG